From Bacteroidota bacterium, a single genomic window includes:
- a CDS encoding alanine dehydrogenase: MGKSKIGGGILGGLNPTAWAVPMEMPTKVRREKKVMRIGVPKESDPSEYRVALTPESVGILVANGHEVFVQKGAGEDSSYPDGAYNAAGAHLCYTLEDIYTKAETIVKVSPLSTDELEMLRPHQTLISAVNMGSMSAEHIRTMSRKNILAIGFEFLQSGDGELPLVQSMSEIAGVTCIHIASELLSKHTGGKGLLFGGITGVPPAVVTIIGAGTVGLGAARTALGMGATVRVIDEEVHQLRNLEQALGQRIQTAISLHNYIEDFVLSSDVIIGAAFKPGHRAPIVVTEDMVANMREGSVIVDVAIDQGGCVETSRPTTHKQPSFVEHDVIHYCVPNIASRVPATASAAVSNILGPLLIKAGDMGGMEQLMKINEGVKHGVYIYRRHLTKRSMANIFGLEFMDINLLVASTL, from the coding sequence ATGGGGAAATCTAAAATAGGCGGCGGAATACTTGGCGGACTCAATCCCACGGCTTGGGCGGTTCCCATGGAAATGCCCACCAAGGTGCGGCGGGAAAAAAAGGTGATGCGCATTGGCGTACCCAAAGAGTCGGATCCTTCCGAATACCGCGTGGCACTCACGCCTGAATCCGTCGGCATCCTCGTCGCCAATGGCCACGAAGTATTTGTCCAAAAAGGCGCGGGCGAAGACAGCAGCTATCCCGACGGTGCCTACAATGCCGCCGGTGCCCATCTTTGCTACACGCTCGAAGACATTTATACCAAAGCAGAGACCATTGTCAAGGTTTCTCCCCTTTCCACCGACGAATTGGAAATGCTGCGGCCGCATCAAACGCTGATTTCGGCGGTGAACATGGGCAGCATGAGCGCGGAACATATCCGCACGATGAGCCGCAAAAACATCCTGGCCATCGGCTTTGAATTTTTGCAGTCCGGCGACGGCGAATTGCCACTCGTGCAAAGCATGAGCGAAATCGCCGGTGTGACCTGCATCCACATCGCCTCCGAATTGCTGAGCAAGCATACGGGCGGCAAAGGCCTCCTTTTTGGCGGCATCACGGGCGTACCGCCTGCGGTGGTGACCATCATCGGTGCCGGCACCGTGGGCTTGGGCGCGGCGCGTACCGCCTTGGGCATGGGCGCCACCGTGCGCGTGATCGACGAGGAAGTGCATCAACTCCGCAACCTGGAGCAGGCCCTTGGGCAGCGGATTCAGACTGCGATCAGCCTTCACAACTACATCGAGGATTTTGTTTTGAGCAGCGACGTCATCATCGGCGCCGCCTTCAAGCCCGGCCACCGCGCCCCGATCGTAGTCACCGAAGACATGGTCGCCAACATGCGCGAAGGTTCGGTCATCGTCGACGTCGCCATCGACCAAGGTGGCTGCGTGGAGACGAGCCGCCCCACCACGCACAAGCAACCGAGCTTTGTCGAGCACGATGTCATCCATTATTGTGTGCCCAACATCGCCTCGCGCGTGCCCGCAACCGCATCCGCAGCCGTGAGCAACATCTTGGGGCCTTTGCTCATCAAAGCAGGCGACATGGGCGGCATGGAGCAACTCATGAAAATCAACGAAGGCGTGAAACACGGGGTGTACATCTACCGCAGGCATTTGACGAAACGTTCGATGGCCAACATTTTTGGTCTCGAATTCATGGACATCAACCTGCTTGTGGCGAGCACGCTCTGA
- a CDS encoding T9SS type A sorting domain-containing protein: MVICLGGSSDLNAISTGNNISWYTVPSGGVALATVASGANYTVTPGGTTTYYAEGVAGGSSGTQTFNYNGSSQSFTVPSGIYSIHILAKGARGGTNTNDSTSCGLIGGLGGSAEGDLAVTPGEVLTVYVGGRGKPGSVGGFNGGGIGCSNTATCATGGGASDVRQGGTALTNRVVVAAGGGGAEYSACNGGGGAGGGLNGNNGTESGTSVKNGRGGTPSAGGIAGVGNYNGQPGTLGLGGNSGNHPNGHAGGGGGGYYGGGGSSEDGHGGGGSSYLGGVTNGVTATGVQTGDGQVVFTWIASNCTPSPRVPVTVSLDNVAPTAVCQPISVTLDSQGNGSTTAAAADGGSTDNCAVDSLSLSQTAFTCANAGTSTIILTVFDGNGNTSTCAASVTVTGGNFAGSTSVDTTSCGYNVSCANASDGVAHAAGNGGCAAYTYLWSNGATSATATGLAAGMHYVTMTDAGGLTYLDSVWLSAPPAIQVTANTSPSCALNASGGINISVAGGNDCLGYTYLWSNSALTEDLTNVGAGSYSVTVTDASGCTGTQSFTVGALPAPVPTFTQSGNLLTASQAWPTYQWLMNGSNIPGATNMTYTIAQTASYSLRVTDSVGCEGISDTTTVVGIDAQMGQWSDLAIFPNPTTGQFTLETGNPIGFPIQVLIRDMFGRTLRMENLQDLGQRQTFDIRNFAAGNYMVEVTSDLGHRKVFRLVVQ, encoded by the coding sequence ATGGTAATTTGTCTGGGCGGGTCCTCTGACCTCAATGCCATTTCCACAGGAAACAACATCTCTTGGTATACGGTCCCTTCCGGTGGCGTTGCACTTGCAACCGTGGCGAGTGGGGCAAACTATACGGTAACACCCGGTGGCACGACGACCTATTATGCCGAAGGCGTTGCAGGAGGTTCATCAGGCACGCAAACCTTCAATTACAATGGCAGTTCGCAGTCATTCACTGTCCCTTCAGGGATCTATTCGATTCATATTCTGGCCAAAGGGGCGAGAGGGGGAACCAACACGAACGACTCAACTTCCTGTGGCCTCATTGGTGGATTGGGCGGATCGGCTGAAGGCGATTTGGCGGTTACTCCTGGTGAAGTCTTGACAGTTTACGTCGGCGGCCGCGGAAAACCGGGATCCGTGGGAGGATTCAATGGTGGCGGAATAGGTTGTTCCAATACCGCCACCTGCGCAACCGGCGGCGGCGCATCCGATGTGCGCCAAGGTGGTACCGCTTTGACCAACCGTGTCGTCGTAGCTGCCGGTGGAGGTGGCGCAGAATACTCTGCCTGCAACGGAGGTGGAGGAGCTGGGGGTGGACTGAATGGAAACAATGGAACCGAAAGCGGAACTTCCGTCAAAAATGGTAGAGGAGGAACGCCCTCCGCCGGAGGGATCGCAGGCGTAGGAAACTACAACGGGCAACCAGGCACCCTCGGACTTGGCGGAAATTCGGGCAATCACCCCAATGGGCATGCCGGCGGTGGCGGAGGCGGTTACTACGGCGGCGGGGGAAGCTCCGAAGACGGCCATGGTGGCGGCGGATCCTCTTACCTCGGCGGGGTAACCAATGGTGTCACCGCTACAGGGGTACAAACAGGTGACGGCCAAGTCGTATTTACTTGGATCGCCAGCAATTGTACTCCTTCACCTCGGGTTCCTGTCACCGTTTCCCTTGACAATGTGGCTCCTACGGCAGTTTGCCAGCCCATCAGCGTGACCTTGGATTCCCAAGGAAATGGCAGCACAACCGCAGCAGCCGCCGACGGCGGAAGCACCGACAATTGTGCCGTCGATTCCCTTTCGCTCAGCCAAACGGCTTTTACCTGCGCCAATGCCGGGACAAGCACAATCATCCTGACCGTATTTGACGGCAATGGAAACACCTCCACTTGCGCAGCATCGGTCACCGTAACCGGAGGCAATTTTGCCGGTTCCACATCGGTGGACACCACGAGCTGCGGCTACAATGTCTCCTGCGCAAATGCCAGCGACGGCGTCGCACATGCAGCAGGAAACGGTGGTTGTGCCGCATATACCTACCTCTGGAGCAACGGGGCCACGAGCGCCACTGCAACCGGACTCGCCGCCGGCATGCATTACGTCACGATGACAGATGCGGGAGGCCTTACCTATCTGGACAGCGTATGGCTTTCTGCACCACCTGCAATTCAGGTGACTGCCAATACGAGCCCCAGTTGTGCATTGAATGCCAGTGGAGGCATCAACATCTCGGTGGCAGGGGGCAATGACTGCTTGGGTTACACCTACCTTTGGAGCAACAGTGCATTGACGGAAGACCTCACCAATGTCGGCGCGGGGTCCTACTCCGTCACGGTTACCGATGCATCAGGTTGCACAGGCACCCAATCGTTTACCGTCGGCGCATTGCCTGCTCCCGTCCCGACATTCACCCAATCGGGAAACCTCCTGACAGCTTCGCAAGCATGGCCCACCTACCAATGGTTGATGAATGGAAGCAACATCCCCGGTGCCACCAACATGACCTATACAATCGCGCAAACCGCCTCATATTCCTTGAGGGTCACCGACTCCGTCGGTTGCGAGGGAATCAGCGATACGACTACAGTCGTGGGTATCGATGCCCAAATGGGACAATGGTCCGACTTGGCGATCTTCCCCAATCCGACAACCGGCCAATTCACACTGGAAACAGGAAATCCGATCGGCTTCCCTATTCAAGTCCTGATCCGGGACATGTTTGGACGCACCCTTCGAATGGAAAATCTCCAAGATTTGGGCCAACGGCAGACGTTTGACATCAGAAACTTTGCGGCAGGAAACTACATGGTGGAAGTCACTTCCGACTTGGGACACCGCAAGGTATTCCGGCTCGTGGTGCAGTAG
- the tsaE gene encoding tRNA (adenosine(37)-N6)-threonylcarbamoyltransferase complex ATPase subunit type 1 TsaE, which produces MGQPLTQNDVTSIETHDLDDVRLAAAKILESCGSHRIFAFYGTMGAGKTTLIKSICELLGSEDVVKSPTFSIVNEYDSPAGSIFHFDFYRIENLAEVFDIGFEEYLASGSYCFMEWPELIEPLVPEEAVTINITVTGPEQRKITIAMH; this is translated from the coding sequence ATGGGGCAACCGCTGACCCAAAACGACGTGACATCCATCGAGACCCACGATCTCGACGATGTGCGTTTGGCTGCTGCCAAAATACTGGAGAGCTGCGGTTCTCACAGGATTTTCGCATTTTACGGCACCATGGGCGCAGGCAAAACCACCCTCATCAAATCCATCTGCGAATTGCTCGGCAGCGAAGACGTGGTCAAAAGCCCGACGTTTTCCATTGTCAATGAGTACGATAGTCCCGCAGGAAGCATTTTCCACTTTGACTTCTACCGAATCGAGAACCTCGCAGAGGTCTTTGACATTGGCTTTGAAGAATACCTCGCATCCGGCAGCTATTGCTTCATGGAATGGCCTGAGCTCATCGAGCCGCTTGTTCCTGAAGAAGCCGTCACAATCAACATCACGGTCACGGGGCCGGAACAAAGAAAGATCACAATTGCAATGCATTAA
- a CDS encoding NifU family protein — protein MMNDENSSLWQRVEQALESVRPYLRSDGGDVRIHAIHDDLSVELELMGSCETCHMSHMTMKAGLEEAIKKAAPEVLRVTAVNALRVRSVRISEGAQFTCEPPCERAPLRYCLTPTPCHRQCPLRYSHKTKAPIRRDR, from the coding sequence ATGATGAACGACGAAAATAGCAGTTTGTGGCAACGTGTCGAGCAGGCACTGGAATCGGTGCGGCCCTACCTCCGCAGTGACGGCGGCGATGTGCGCATCCACGCAATCCACGACGACCTCTCCGTCGAATTGGAACTGATGGGCAGCTGCGAAACCTGCCACATGAGCCATATGACCATGAAAGCCGGCCTTGAAGAGGCCATCAAGAAGGCTGCACCCGAGGTTTTAAGGGTGACGGCTGTGAATGCGTTGAGAGTGAGGAGTGTGAGAATTAGCGAAGGGGCGCAGTTCACGTGTGAGCCGCCTTGCGAACGTGCGCCCCTTCGCTATTGCCTCACACCCACCCCTTGCCACCGTCAATGCCCCCTTCGCTATAGCCACAAAACAAAAGCCCCCATCCGTCGCGACAGATAG
- a CDS encoding HlyD family efflux transporter periplasmic adaptor subunit, translated as MKSKLNILFFAAAVVLLSSCGKKQQESKVERRDITEFVFATGILEPEYQYNLTAQNDGYLIALGIEEGDLVKAGDVLAVIDNPQNKISSGSAQQLLAIAKDNAAADAPALRQVEANITAAEDKVKQDELQVERFRKLWEGKSVSKLEYENTQLALSSSRANLESLKQQLANLKRQANQQVVVQRSQSDVNQVLAGNNAVKAILSGKVYRRFKQLGDFVRRGEVIAVIGTPDTLHARLSVDEGNISKIRLGQPAQVRLNVDNDRSIAAKISEIRPAFDEQTQSFFVEASFTDSLFFKISGTQLEANIETGQRKQVLVVPRNYLTYGDIVRVKREEGEVKQVVKTGFVSSEWVEILEGLKEGEAIITDVLK; from the coding sequence ATGAAATCAAAATTGAATATTCTATTTTTTGCAGCAGCGGTGGTGTTGCTGTCATCTTGCGGCAAGAAGCAGCAGGAGAGCAAGGTTGAACGCCGGGACATTACGGAGTTTGTCTTTGCGACGGGTATTTTGGAACCCGAATATCAATACAATCTCACGGCCCAAAATGATGGTTATTTGATCGCTTTGGGCATTGAGGAAGGTGATTTGGTCAAGGCGGGCGATGTCCTCGCCGTGATCGACAACCCACAAAACAAGATCAGTTCGGGGAGTGCGCAGCAATTGCTCGCCATTGCCAAGGACAATGCAGCTGCAGATGCGCCGGCCTTGCGGCAAGTGGAGGCCAATATTACGGCGGCGGAAGACAAGGTCAAGCAGGACGAATTGCAGGTCGAGCGTTTCCGCAAATTGTGGGAAGGCAAAAGCGTTTCCAAGCTGGAATATGAAAATACGCAACTTGCATTGAGCAGCAGCCGCGCAAACTTGGAGTCACTCAAGCAGCAACTCGCCAACCTGAAGCGCCAAGCCAATCAGCAGGTGGTCGTGCAACGTTCCCAAAGTGATGTCAATCAAGTGCTTGCGGGGAACAATGCGGTGAAGGCCATCCTTTCCGGAAAAGTGTACCGTCGCTTCAAGCAGCTGGGTGATTTCGTGCGCCGCGGTGAAGTGATTGCGGTAATCGGAACGCCCGATACCTTGCATGCCCGCCTCAGTGTGGACGAAGGGAATATCAGCAAGATTCGGTTGGGTCAGCCTGCGCAGGTGCGCCTGAACGTGGACAATGACCGCAGCATCGCGGCCAAAATCAGCGAGATACGGCCTGCATTCGACGAACAAACGCAATCGTTTTTTGTGGAGGCTAGCTTCACCGATTCGCTGTTTTTCAAGATTTCGGGTACGCAATTGGAAGCGAATATTGAGACCGGGCAGCGCAAACAGGTGCTCGTCGTGCCCCGCAATTACTTGACTTACGGCGATATCGTGCGGGTAAAACGCGAGGAAGGCGAAGTGAAACAGGTCGTGAAAACCGGCTTTGTTTCGAGTGAGTGGGTGGAAATTCTGGAAGGATTGAAGGAAGGTGAAGCCATCATTACGGACGTACTCAAATGA
- a CDS encoding ABC transporter permease yields the protein MKKNVKHKVNSEIAVTHLVTRKRQILMAAMGVTVGIGIFIFMNSLMKGFDRYSTESLFKTVPHLRVYREDAMSAPIAEVPAGDSNSAAVILNPKITNQSKKIVNPDQVMAQIKALPYVTAVTPDVAVNVFYNNGQAQVTGRVSGVDVREEDAMFNLTASMLEGDIKAIETRQDGIALGEGIVKKLNVRVGDNITVSSAVGVSKNLKVIGIFKTGITSIDKTKAYINIATAQQLLRQGPSYITDIFVNVKDANKAKTYIPELRSATGYDVEDWETANSSAMAANRIRRVMAFSISMSILLVAGFGIYNILNMTIMQKMNDIAILKAMGFSGWDVTKIFMMQALLIGVIGVMMGWGLGSLIVTLLSKVYVGGDIGYFPIRFEPMYFGMATMFGLIVTSLAGFLPARKAAKVDPVAIFRK from the coding sequence ATGAAAAAAAATGTCAAACACAAGGTGAATTCGGAGATTGCGGTCACGCACCTCGTCACCCGCAAGCGTCAGATTCTGATGGCGGCAATGGGCGTGACGGTGGGCATTGGCATCTTTATCTTCATGAATTCGCTGATGAAAGGCTTTGACCGCTATTCGACCGAATCGCTGTTCAAGACCGTCCCGCACCTGCGGGTGTACCGCGAGGATGCGATGAGTGCGCCCATTGCGGAAGTGCCTGCGGGCGACAGCAATTCGGCAGCGGTCATTCTCAACCCTAAAATCACGAATCAGAGCAAGAAGATTGTGAATCCGGATCAGGTGATGGCGCAAATCAAGGCATTGCCCTACGTGACCGCCGTGACGCCCGATGTTGCCGTCAATGTCTTCTACAACAATGGTCAAGCACAAGTGACAGGCCGTGTTTCTGGTGTCGATGTGCGGGAAGAGGATGCGATGTTTAACCTGACGGCGAGTATGTTGGAGGGCGATATCAAAGCCATCGAAACGCGACAAGACGGGATTGCCCTCGGCGAAGGAATTGTCAAGAAGCTGAACGTACGCGTTGGGGACAATATTACGGTGAGCAGCGCCGTAGGCGTTTCCAAGAATCTAAAGGTGATCGGCATTTTCAAAACCGGCATCACGAGCATCGACAAGACCAAGGCCTATATCAATATTGCGACGGCTCAACAATTGCTGCGCCAAGGACCAAGTTATATTACGGACATTTTTGTGAATGTCAAGGACGCCAACAAGGCCAAAACCTATATCCCGGAACTGCGCAGCGCCACGGGTTACGACGTCGAGGACTGGGAAACGGCCAATTCGTCGGCCATGGCCGCCAACCGTATCCGCCGCGTGATGGCCTTCAGTATCAGCATGTCGATTTTGCTCGTCGCCGGATTTGGTATCTACAATATCCTGAATATGACCATCATGCAAAAGATGAACGACATTGCGATCCTCAAAGCTATGGGCTTTTCCGGATGGGATGTGACCAAAATATTTATGATGCAGGCCTTGCTCATCGGCGTCATCGGCGTGATGATGGGCTGGGGTTTGGGAAGCCTGATTGTGACGCTGTTGTCCAAGGTTTATGTCGGCGGTGACATCGGTTATTTCCCGATTCGCTTCGAACCCATGTATTTCGGAATGGCCACGATGTTTGGCTTGATCGTGACCAGTTTGGCAGGATTTTTACCTGCACGCAAAGCCGCAAAAGTGGATCCTGTAGCCATTTTCAGAAAATGA
- a CDS encoding bifunctional response regulator/alkaline phosphatase family protein translates to MENAKILWVDDEIELLKPHVKFLELKGFQVSTASNGFDAMEQVRAESFDIVFLDENMPGMSGLEVLSEIKVLHPHLPVVMITKSEEEHIMEDAIGSKISDYLIKPVNPSQILLACKKILQNKQLVNQKVNTGYQQDFRKIGMQFYEKNDYKDWIDIYKKLSHWEKQMEDNEDQSMLEVLHNQVVEANLNFSRTVMDNYLDWVNSDDLDERPILSPDVLPQSAFRDIGDKYESVFFILVDCMRHDQWKELEPLISEYYYIESERHYYSILPTATQYCRNSIFAGLHPGEIQQKYPRYWKNDNEEGGKNLHEEDLLREHITRRRLNAKFSYHKILTNDEGFSLNENYKNLLKNDFNAIVYNFIDMLSHSRTEVNIIRELAPTPAAYRAVSRSWFEHSPLLELLKKLAQHKVKVVITSDHGTVYVNRPVKIIGDRETTTNLRYKQGRNLSYDNEKFLFTIKHPEEAKLPKMNMSSTYVFTSEDYFFAYPNNYNYYVKFFRDTFQHGGISMHEMIVPLIDLVPKK, encoded by the coding sequence ATGGAAAACGCAAAAATTCTCTGGGTCGACGACGAAATCGAACTGCTCAAACCCCATGTCAAGTTCCTCGAACTGAAAGGCTTCCAAGTCTCAACGGCCTCCAACGGCTTCGATGCCATGGAACAGGTCCGCGCCGAATCCTTTGACATTGTTTTCCTCGACGAAAACATGCCGGGCATGTCCGGCCTCGAAGTGCTTTCAGAAATCAAAGTCCTGCACCCGCATCTTCCCGTGGTCATGATCACCAAAAGCGAGGAGGAACACATCATGGAGGATGCCATCGGCTCCAAGATCAGCGACTACCTCATCAAACCGGTCAATCCCAGCCAAATCCTGCTCGCTTGCAAAAAGATCCTGCAAAACAAGCAACTCGTCAACCAAAAGGTCAATACGGGCTATCAGCAGGATTTCCGCAAGATCGGGATGCAATTCTATGAGAAGAATGACTACAAAGACTGGATCGACATCTACAAGAAGCTGAGCCACTGGGAAAAGCAGATGGAAGACAATGAGGATCAGAGCATGCTCGAGGTCCTTCATAATCAAGTCGTGGAGGCAAATCTCAACTTCAGCCGAACGGTGATGGACAATTACCTCGACTGGGTCAACAGCGACGACCTTGACGAGCGCCCCATTCTCAGCCCGGACGTATTGCCCCAATCTGCATTCCGTGACATCGGCGACAAATACGAAAGCGTGTTTTTCATCTTGGTGGACTGCATGCGCCACGACCAATGGAAGGAACTCGAGCCGCTGATCTCCGAATACTACTACATCGAAAGCGAGCGGCATTATTACAGCATTTTGCCCACCGCGACGCAGTATTGCCGGAATTCGATTTTTGCAGGCTTGCATCCCGGTGAAATTCAGCAGAAATACCCCCGCTACTGGAAAAATGACAACGAAGAAGGCGGCAAAAACCTCCACGAGGAAGACCTCCTGCGCGAGCACATCACCCGTCGCCGCCTCAACGCCAAGTTTTCATACCACAAAATCCTCACCAACGACGAGGGATTTTCGCTGAATGAAAACTACAAAAACCTGCTGAAAAACGATTTCAACGCAATCGTCTACAACTTCATCGACATGCTCTCCCATTCGCGGACGGAGGTCAACATCATCCGCGAATTGGCACCCACGCCAGCGGCCTACCGGGCGGTTTCACGCAGTTGGTTCGAGCATTCGCCGCTCTTGGAATTGCTCAAAAAGCTCGCACAACACAAAGTCAAAGTGGTGATTACGAGCGACCACGGCACGGTGTATGTCAATCGCCCCGTCAAAATCATTGGCGACCGCGAAACGACGACCAACTTGCGCTACAAGCAGGGCCGCAACCTCAGCTACGACAATGAGAAGTTCCTTTTCACGATCAAGCACCCCGAGGAAGCCAAATTGCCCAAGATGAACATGAGCTCCACCTACGTGTTCACGAGCGAAGACTATTTCTTCGCCTATCCCAACAACTACAATTACTACGTCAAATTCTTCCGCGACACCTTCCAACACGGCGGCATTTCCATGCATGAAATGATCGTGCCGTTGATCGACCTGGTCCCGAAGAAGTGA
- a CDS encoding HAD-IB family hydrolase gives MEQSTDKESHKLALFDFDGTLTREDTMFAFVKFAKGSSQLFWSFVVLGPMLFLYKIGRYPAEKAKKRFLKFHFDGMLRTDLEELGTSFCADELPRLFQDEALEKLHFHRSKGHEVYVVTASLDIWVCPWLETQGIKGICTKAAWQDDKFHGEFDGPNCNGPEKARRILEEIDLKQFERIYAYGDSKGDNEMFALAHRKFYRKFA, from the coding sequence ATGGAGCAAAGCACAGACAAAGAAAGCCATAAGCTCGCCCTATTTGACTTTGATGGTACCCTCACACGTGAGGATACGATGTTTGCTTTTGTGAAATTCGCCAAGGGGAGCTCACAATTGTTCTGGAGCTTTGTCGTCCTGGGACCGATGCTGTTCTTGTACAAGATCGGGCGTTATCCTGCAGAAAAGGCAAAAAAACGCTTCCTCAAATTCCACTTTGACGGCATGCTACGCACCGACCTCGAGGAATTGGGTACCAGTTTTTGCGCCGACGAGCTTCCTCGGCTATTTCAAGACGAAGCCCTTGAAAAACTGCATTTCCACCGTTCCAAAGGCCATGAAGTTTATGTCGTAACCGCATCCCTTGACATCTGGGTCTGCCCGTGGCTCGAAACGCAAGGCATCAAAGGCATTTGTACCAAAGCAGCCTGGCAAGACGACAAGTTCCACGGCGAATTTGATGGACCCAACTGCAACGGACCCGAAAAGGCCCGCCGGATTCTGGAAGAGATTGACCTCAAGCAATTTGAGCGGATCTACGCCTACGGGGATTCAAAGGGTGACAATGAGATGTTTGCGCTGGCGCACCGGAAATTTTACCGGAAGTTTGCTTGA
- a CDS encoding HD domain-containing protein, giving the protein MLSLPVLRLRIVNQNKIINDPVHGFIEIPRGIILDLIDTDVFQRLRRIQQLALSSLVYPGAVHSRFNHCIGAMHLTGQALDVLRSKGATISPEEYEATLIAILLHDIGHGPFSHALESVILQGLHHERMSKALMQYLNQRFHGKLTLAIQIFEGTYPRKFLHQLVSSQLDMDRLDYLKRDSYFTGVVEGLVSASRIIKTLNVVDDRIVVESKGIYSVEKFIVARRLMYWQVYLHRAVLAGEYMIVNILKRAKELMYGNHKLWKTEALEFLFGQNTLLEPTITPEIIQRYIELDDNDIMVAIKQWRHSGDKVLEILCDNLLQRKLLKARLQDTPFPEAKIQELRADYRRRLGLNDQEIKYFVFSGDISNMAYVAGPQEPIEIVHKDGTIENISTASDMHNIMALSSPVKKYFICYPTW; this is encoded by the coding sequence ATGCTATCTTTGCCCGTTCTGAGACTGCGCATTGTGAATCAAAACAAGATCATCAACGACCCCGTGCACGGGTTTATCGAAATTCCACGGGGGATCATCTTGGATTTGATCGATACCGATGTGTTTCAGCGGCTGCGCCGCATTCAGCAATTGGCATTGAGTTCGTTGGTGTATCCGGGCGCGGTGCATAGCCGCTTCAACCATTGCATTGGCGCGATGCACCTGACGGGTCAAGCCTTGGATGTGCTGCGCTCCAAGGGCGCGACGATCAGTCCCGAGGAATACGAGGCCACACTCATCGCCATTCTTTTGCACGACATCGGCCATGGCCCGTTTTCGCATGCGTTGGAGAGCGTGATCTTGCAGGGCTTGCACCACGAGCGCATGAGCAAGGCGCTGATGCAGTATCTCAATCAGCGTTTTCACGGTAAGCTGACCTTGGCCATTCAGATCTTCGAAGGGACCTATCCGCGGAAATTTTTGCATCAGTTGGTGTCGAGTCAGCTGGACATGGACCGCTTGGATTACCTGAAACGCGACAGCTATTTCACGGGCGTCGTCGAAGGTTTGGTGAGTGCGAGCCGCATCATCAAGACCTTGAATGTCGTCGACGACCGTATCGTCGTGGAAAGCAAGGGCATTTATTCGGTCGAGAAGTTCATCGTGGCGCGCAGGCTCATGTATTGGCAGGTGTACTTGCACCGCGCAGTGCTTGCTGGCGAATACATGATCGTGAACATCCTCAAGCGGGCCAAGGAATTGATGTATGGCAACCACAAGCTCTGGAAAACAGAGGCTTTGGAATTCCTGTTCGGCCAAAATACCTTGCTCGAACCCACGATCACACCCGAGATCATTCAGCGCTACATCGAGTTGGATGACAACGACATCATGGTCGCCATCAAACAATGGCGGCATTCGGGGGACAAGGTCTTGGAAATCCTCTGCGACAATCTGTTGCAACGGAAACTTTTGAAGGCAAGATTGCAGGATACCCCATTCCCCGAGGCCAAAATCCAGGAATTGAGAGCGGATTATCGCCGTCGATTGGGCCTCAACGATCAGGAAATCAAGTATTTCGTGTTTTCGGGTGACATCAGCAACATGGCCTACGTCGCCGGTCCGCAGGAGCCTATTGAAATCGTGCACAAAGACGGCACCATTGAAAACATCAGCACGGCGAGCGACATGCACAACATCATGGCGCTTTCGAGTCCGGTGAAGAAGTATTTTATTTGTTATCCGACTTGGTAG